In Methylovirgula sp., a single genomic region encodes these proteins:
- a CDS encoding HU family DNA-binding protein, translating to MAVAKKKTKAAPAVAARAAPSTKPVARGAAVTRTAVKTVTLKQIGHELAEAYELPKRTIESLFNDMTDTIIKNIKKGSKVRISGIGILQVKKRAARMGRNPATGESIKIKASKKVALSVARDLKQSL from the coding sequence ATGGCAGTTGCAAAAAAGAAGACGAAAGCGGCGCCCGCGGTTGCGGCGCGCGCCGCACCCAGCACGAAGCCTGTTGCCCGTGGTGCAGCGGTTACCAGGACGGCGGTCAAGACGGTGACGTTGAAGCAGATCGGCCATGAACTCGCCGAAGCCTACGAGCTTCCGAAGCGGACGATTGAATCATTGTTCAACGACATGACCGATACGATCATCAAGAATATCAAAAAGGGCTCGAAGGTTCGCATCAGCGGCATCGGGATATTGCAGGTCAAGAAGCGCGCCGCGCGCATGGGGCGGAACCCGGCGACGGGCGAGAGCATCAAGATCAAGGCGAGCAAGAAAGTGGCGCTCAGCGTCGCCCGCGACCTGAAACAATCGCTTTAA
- a CDS encoding helix-turn-helix transcriptional regulator: MLRLNDKDWFQRLGQVAKSIGSREFHHELVDLFGASIRHDSCWIIRFSSTAAPEVLFTNNVADDVVHTYSESYSELDPFSDYWRNFERAGVTMLSQAKAQSNRTTAYSQVFLPQAHISDEMSIFLPTVGRDCFGLFLERENGQFSKADVERARLVFPALEGCHRAHIAWVFNNLRDVEGMELNGFANKPILIQDRLGTEVYSNDAWNEARVGVALDKLVDAFPIQDGAQARSFDDFVLKYEPLDRDFPLAPGGRIFILETNGVTQSGQALADARALFTPREYDVFSLMMEGRTTGQIAQALEISKGVIKNYKLRIYRKAEVTSERALVRKFALV; the protein is encoded by the coding sequence ATGCTTCGCTTGAATGACAAGGATTGGTTTCAGCGTCTCGGCCAGGTCGCAAAGTCGATCGGCTCGCGCGAGTTTCACCATGAACTGGTCGACCTATTCGGCGCCAGCATCCGACATGATTCCTGCTGGATCATCCGGTTTTCGAGTACGGCGGCGCCCGAGGTTCTTTTCACGAACAATGTTGCCGACGACGTCGTCCACACCTACAGCGAAAGCTATTCGGAACTCGACCCGTTTTCGGATTATTGGCGGAATTTCGAGCGCGCGGGCGTGACCATGCTGTCGCAGGCCAAGGCGCAATCGAACCGCACAACCGCCTACAGTCAGGTGTTTCTGCCGCAGGCCCATATTTCCGACGAGATGAGCATCTTCCTGCCGACCGTGGGGCGCGATTGCTTTGGCCTGTTCCTCGAGCGCGAAAATGGCCAGTTCTCGAAGGCGGATGTCGAACGCGCCCGTCTCGTCTTTCCCGCCCTGGAGGGATGTCACCGGGCGCATATCGCGTGGGTCTTCAACAACCTCCGCGACGTCGAAGGCATGGAGCTTAACGGCTTTGCCAACAAGCCGATCCTGATTCAGGATCGTTTAGGCACCGAAGTTTATTCCAATGATGCCTGGAACGAGGCGCGGGTCGGCGTGGCGCTCGACAAGCTGGTTGATGCATTTCCCATCCAAGATGGCGCGCAGGCGCGCTCGTTCGACGATTTCGTCCTGAAATACGAGCCTCTCGATCGCGATTTTCCGTTGGCGCCGGGCGGCCGGATATTCATTCTGGAGACGAATGGCGTGACGCAAAGCGGGCAGGCCCTCGCGGATGCACGGGCCTTGTTCACGCCACGCGAATACGACGTCTTTTCACTGATGATGGAGGGGCGCACGACCGGCCAGATCGCGCAAGCGCTCGAAATCAGCAAGGGCGTCATCAAGAATTACAAGTTGCGGATCTATCGCAAGGCCGAGGTGACTTCCGAGCGGGCGCTGGTTCGCAAGTTCGCCTTAGTCTAA
- a CDS encoding aminomethyltransferase family protein has translation MNTHVYSRQSILNDRHRALGTQFEASWNDMPIPQLYATDPYFETEAVRYRAGLFDVTSLRLIDATGKDVLLALNELLTSDIAKLAPGKSAISNIVDENGSLIDDVLVYCIAPDRYRISHGGGALEDVLPSVTEGRDVHFRKDNDTHILSLQGPKAFDILAPHTPLKLVDLGYFEHAPTTLFGREVTLARGGYSGERGYEVFCRADDAVFLWDSILEAGKPFGAIPVSWACLDIVRVESALLFFPFDMPEGDTTPWEAGVDWTVDLDKPSFRGKAALIRRRGEKRVAQVGIEIDHEKAIEPGAKLFKDGEVVGIVNSTTYSEHLMRSIALVHVAPAFADYGTEMQVRSEAGTFPARVVKVPFYDPLRLRTHPMAERQLD, from the coding sequence CTATTCCGCAACTCTATGCGACGGACCCGTATTTCGAGACGGAAGCCGTACGCTATCGCGCCGGCCTGTTCGATGTGACCTCGCTGCGGCTTATCGATGCCACGGGCAAGGACGTGCTCCTGGCGCTGAACGAATTGCTGACCTCGGACATCGCCAAGCTGGCACCCGGAAAATCGGCGATCAGCAATATCGTTGATGAAAACGGATCGCTTATCGACGATGTGCTTGTCTATTGCATCGCCCCGGACCGCTACCGAATCTCGCATGGCGGCGGCGCGCTGGAAGATGTTTTGCCGAGCGTCACCGAAGGGCGCGACGTGCATTTCCGCAAAGATAACGATACGCATATTCTGTCGCTGCAGGGGCCGAAGGCGTTCGATATTCTGGCGCCCCATACGCCGTTGAAACTTGTCGATCTCGGCTATTTTGAACACGCGCCGACGACGCTCTTCGGTCGGGAGGTGACACTGGCGCGCGGCGGCTATTCCGGCGAGCGAGGCTATGAAGTCTTCTGCCGCGCCGACGATGCGGTTTTTCTTTGGGATTCGATTCTCGAAGCCGGAAAGCCTTTCGGGGCCATTCCCGTGTCGTGGGCCTGTCTTGATATCGTCCGGGTCGAATCGGCGCTGTTATTCTTTCCCTTCGACATGCCGGAAGGCGATACGACTCCATGGGAGGCCGGCGTCGATTGGACTGTCGATCTGGACAAGCCTTCGTTCCGGGGCAAGGCGGCGTTGATCCGCCGGCGCGGTGAGAAGCGTGTCGCGCAAGTGGGCATTGAGATCGATCATGAAAAGGCGATCGAGCCGGGGGCCAAATTATTCAAGGACGGCGAGGTCGTCGGAATCGTCAACAGCACGACCTATAGCGAACATCTGATGCGTTCGATCGCCCTCGTTCATGTGGCGCCAGCATTTGCGGATTACGGAACGGAAATGCAGGTGCGTAGCGAGGCAGGAACCTTCCCGGCGCGCGTCGTCAAAGTGCCGTTTTACGATCCGCTGCGTCTGCGCACGCATCCGATGGCGGAGCGCCAATTAGACTAA
- a CDS encoding PLP-dependent aminotransferase family protein: MLIELHLSRVAGGTLQAQIADQLRQQIFSGRLQPGYELPPSRELARQYGISRNTIIHAYEHLISEGYLATVKGVRTIVAESIPEACLYVEKEEPPPNNQYFAPRAPVVFAGENLAVPAAALRTSKLIDFWPGRANVAHFPTATWRKLADDALSAQSRELVEYGDPAGLSALREAIAQHVANSRGVRCSAEAVIITAGTQEAINLVARMLIAENTGVVIEDPGYGSAAHTFKSYGARIQAIPVDRDGLVTDVLPQEGTSFAYVTPSHQFPTGATMSATRRHALLDWAYRSGAYIVEDDYDSDYSFDGPPALSLAGADDGQCVIYIGTFSKSLGAGVRTGYLIVPPQLIDVARRVKAMNNYGHPWLEQAILQSFIGTGAYQRHLRMIRKASADTIGFLISRLQASFGSLDIWGVNGGMHVMWLLPDWMPPAEDFKARLEANGVHVHTLASGGAYCQSGLYCDRAILLGYAALTQRQIGRAVEIMQRVTPSGYASLRQA; encoded by the coding sequence ATGCTCATCGAGCTTCATTTATCGCGGGTGGCCGGAGGGACGCTCCAGGCACAGATCGCCGATCAACTGCGGCAGCAGATTTTCAGTGGCCGTTTGCAGCCAGGTTACGAGCTTCCGCCGTCGCGTGAGCTTGCGCGTCAGTACGGCATTTCGCGCAACACAATTATCCATGCCTACGAACACCTGATCAGCGAAGGCTACCTTGCGACAGTCAAGGGCGTGCGGACGATTGTTGCTGAATCGATCCCCGAAGCGTGTCTCTACGTCGAGAAAGAAGAGCCGCCACCGAACAACCAGTATTTCGCTCCACGCGCGCCCGTGGTCTTCGCGGGCGAGAACCTCGCCGTTCCGGCCGCGGCACTCCGCACGTCAAAACTTATCGATTTTTGGCCGGGCCGCGCGAATGTTGCGCACTTCCCGACAGCGACATGGCGGAAACTCGCTGACGATGCGCTCAGCGCGCAGAGTCGTGAGCTTGTTGAATATGGCGATCCGGCCGGCCTGTCGGCGCTTCGCGAAGCGATTGCGCAGCATGTTGCGAATTCGCGCGGGGTCCGGTGCTCTGCGGAAGCTGTGATCATCACCGCTGGGACACAGGAGGCCATAAATCTCGTCGCGCGGATGCTGATTGCAGAGAACACGGGCGTTGTTATCGAGGACCCCGGCTATGGCAGCGCGGCGCATACGTTCAAAAGTTATGGCGCGCGCATACAGGCGATTCCTGTCGATCGCGACGGACTCGTGACCGATGTTCTGCCGCAGGAGGGCACTAGCTTCGCCTACGTCACGCCGTCGCACCAATTTCCCACCGGTGCGACGATGTCAGCGACGCGACGGCACGCGCTTCTCGATTGGGCATACCGGAGCGGCGCCTATATCGTGGAAGATGATTACGACAGCGATTATAGTTTCGACGGGCCGCCGGCGCTCTCTCTGGCGGGCGCCGACGATGGGCAATGCGTTATCTACATCGGCACGTTCTCGAAATCGCTGGGGGCGGGCGTCCGGACCGGCTATCTCATCGTTCCGCCGCAGCTCATCGATGTCGCGCGCCGGGTGAAAGCGATGAATAATTACGGCCATCCCTGGCTTGAGCAGGCCATCCTGCAAAGCTTCATCGGCACGGGCGCCTACCAGCGCCACCTTCGCATGATCCGCAAAGCCAGCGCGGATACGATTGGCTTCCTGATCTCGCGTTTGCAGGCGTCTTTCGGATCGCTCGACATCTGGGGCGTCAACGGCGGCATGCATGTGATGTGGCTGCTGCCGGACTGGATGCCCCCCGCAGAGGATTTCAAAGCGCGCCTTGAGGCCAACGGCGTCCACGTCCACACGCTCGCATCCGGTGGGGCCTATTGCCAATCCGGTCTCTATTGTGACCGCGCCATTCTGCTCGGATATGCAGCGCTGACCCAGCGCCAAATCGGCCGCGCCGTCGAGATCATGCAGCGGGTGACCCCGTCCGGGTATGCCTCGCTGCGGCAGGCGTAG
- a CDS encoding pyridoxamine 5'-phosphate oxidase family protein, with amino-acid sequence MGEPALPFSDRTRLRRYHWLGKYDRDTINSIIDAGIICQVGYVFNGEPYVTPTSHWRIDDYVYWHGSSASRMLKTQQTGIPVCFTVTHLDGIVFARAAMNHNVQFRSVMAFGNAELVEEDKKREALAAFTDKLAPGLWDYARPPSEQEWLATKVIRMRLEDVSAKINDVFAGDEEEDLASDLWSGAVPLYVGQGEIIPDPRLAPGIEMPDFARLFRYTRK; translated from the coding sequence ATGGGGGAACCCGCTCTTCCATTTTCGGATCGGACGCGGTTGCGCCGGTATCATTGGCTCGGCAAATATGACCGGGACACGATCAATAGCATCATCGATGCCGGCATCATTTGTCAGGTGGGCTACGTTTTTAACGGCGAACCCTATGTGACGCCGACAAGCCATTGGCGCATCGACGATTACGTCTATTGGCACGGCTCGTCGGCAAGCCGGATGCTCAAGACGCAACAGACCGGCATTCCGGTCTGCTTCACCGTCACGCATCTGGATGGGATCGTTTTCGCCCGCGCGGCAATGAACCATAACGTGCAGTTTCGCTCGGTCATGGCCTTTGGAAATGCCGAACTCGTCGAGGAAGACAAAAAGCGGGAGGCTCTTGCCGCTTTCACGGATAAACTCGCACCGGGATTGTGGGATTACGCACGGCCGCCGAGTGAGCAGGAATGGCTGGCGACGAAAGTCATCCGCATGCGGCTGGAAGACGTCTCGGCGAAGATCAACGACGTTTTCGCCGGCGACGAGGAAGAGGATCTGGCTTCCGATCTCTGGTCCGGCGCGGTGCCGCTTTACGTCGGACAGGGCGAAATCATTCCCGATCCGCGGCTTGCACCCGGGATAGAAATGCCCGATTTCGCGCGACTCTTCCGCTATACGCGAAAATAG
- a CDS encoding VOC family protein, which translates to MLEHVSVPVADFAKSKKFYLAALKPLGYALTEDYSDAAGFFEGGHTSFWIAKKGGHKGGIHVAFLAKNREEVQGFHAAGLKAGGKDNGKPARREGYGYAAFVYDPDGNNIEAVLFESGDE; encoded by the coding sequence ATGCTGGAACACGTCTCTGTGCCAGTCGCGGACTTCGCGAAATCTAAAAAGTTCTATCTCGCAGCGCTGAAGCCGCTGGGATACGCGCTGACAGAGGATTATTCCGACGCCGCAGGATTTTTCGAGGGCGGCCACACCAGTTTCTGGATTGCCAAAAAGGGCGGACACAAGGGCGGCATCCATGTCGCGTTTCTCGCCAAGAACCGGGAGGAAGTTCAGGGCTTTCACGCGGCCGGTTTGAAAGCCGGCGGCAAAGACAATGGCAAGCCCGCGCGGCGCGAAGGCTATGGCTATGCCGCGTTCGTCTACGATCCTGACGGGAATAATATCGAAGCCGTCTTGTTCGAAAGCGGCGATGAATGA
- the dinB gene encoding DNA polymerase IV, producing the protein MTTGPFSKDDGRGRPGAESRKVIHVDMDAFYASVEQRDNPDLRGKPVAVGGASRRGVVAAASYEARKFGVRSAMASVTASRKCPELIFVKPRFDAYRAISQQIRMIFAQYTDLIEPLSLDEAYLDVTQNKLAAPLATQIAEDIRAKIRAETGLTASAGVSYNKFLAKLASDYRKPDGLFVITPKMGPVFVESLAVERFHGVGPATAAKMKGLGIETGADLKACALRFLENHFGKAGAYYYWVARGIDERPVRPDRIRKSIGAENTFFDDLAEFEAMHDALRPILDKLWRHCEGAGIRGRTVTLKMKFSDFRIITRGRSISGCVNSRDELEAISLDLLRPLLPRVLGVRLLGVSISNLVSSEDDGGGAGQMILL; encoded by the coding sequence TTGACGACAGGGCCATTTTCCAAAGACGACGGGCGAGGGCGGCCAGGCGCCGAATCTCGGAAGGTGATTCATGTCGACATGGACGCGTTTTACGCGTCGGTCGAACAGCGCGATAACCCGGACTTACGTGGCAAACCCGTCGCCGTCGGCGGGGCGAGCCGCCGCGGCGTCGTGGCCGCAGCAAGTTATGAGGCGCGAAAATTCGGCGTCCGTTCCGCCATGGCGTCCGTCACAGCGTCGCGCAAATGCCCCGAGTTGATCTTCGTCAAGCCGCGGTTTGACGCCTATCGCGCGATCTCGCAGCAGATCAGAATGATTTTCGCGCAATATACCGACCTGATCGAGCCGCTTTCGCTCGATGAAGCCTATCTCGATGTCACGCAGAACAAGCTCGCCGCGCCGCTGGCCACGCAGATCGCCGAGGACATCCGGGCGAAAATTCGCGCCGAAACGGGTCTCACGGCGTCCGCCGGCGTCTCCTACAATAAGTTCTTGGCGAAGCTCGCTTCAGATTATCGTAAGCCCGACGGGCTCTTCGTCATCACGCCGAAAATGGGGCCTGTGTTTGTCGAGTCGCTCGCCGTCGAGCGCTTCCACGGTGTCGGCCCCGCCACTGCGGCGAAAATGAAAGGCCTCGGCATCGAAACCGGCGCCGACCTCAAAGCCTGTGCGCTGCGATTCCTTGAGAATCATTTCGGCAAGGCGGGGGCGTATTATTATTGGGTCGCCCGGGGCATCGATGAGCGGCCGGTGCGGCCCGACCGCATCCGCAAGTCGATTGGGGCCGAGAACACTTTCTTTGATGATCTGGCAGAGTTCGAGGCAATGCACGATGCCTTGCGACCGATTCTCGACAAGTTGTGGCGGCACTGCGAAGGGGCGGGCATCCGCGGGCGCACCGTGACGTTGAAGATGAAATTTTCGGATTTTCGCATCATCACCCGCGGCCGTTCGATCAGCGGCTGCGTAAACTCCCGCGACGAACTTGAGGCGATCAGCTTAGACCTGCTTCGGCCCCTGTTGCCGCGCGTCTTGGGCGTTCGGCTGCTCGGCGTGTCCATCTCGAATCTTGTTTCGAGCGAGGATGACGGCGGCGGCGCGGGGCAGATGATTTTGCTCTGA
- a CDS encoding DUF1543 domain-containing protein, which yields MKLFMFYVGGNCGSSNIELHDVRFSIGATPEDCYADLRRQWWGDPESLHLDSWGEVRQADGHDILIAQGAATETGDRLFFVNLGGYDASEFGELHKNLLTVAADAKAAKATALTHVNGWFRPHKDRIFEVEKAVDITGEIGREGYALTLKRASAERPFSFTCDYVPIG from the coding sequence ATGAAACTCTTCATGTTTTACGTCGGCGGCAATTGTGGAAGCTCGAATATCGAGTTGCACGATGTCCGCTTTTCCATCGGGGCAACGCCGGAGGATTGTTATGCCGACCTGCGCCGGCAATGGTGGGGCGATCCCGAAAGCCTGCATCTCGATAGCTGGGGCGAGGTCCGCCAAGCCGACGGGCACGACATCTTGATCGCGCAAGGCGCCGCGACGGAGACTGGAGACAGATTGTTTTTCGTCAATCTTGGCGGTTACGACGCGAGCGAGTTTGGTGAACTTCACAAGAATCTGCTGACCGTCGCTGCCGATGCCAAGGCGGCGAAGGCTACGGCGCTCACACATGTCAACGGCTGGTTTCGGCCGCATAAGGACAGGATATTCGAGGTGGAGAAGGCCGTGGACATTACTGGCGAGATCGGTCGGGAGGGCTATGCCCTGACGCTCAAGAGAGCGAGCGCCGAGCGGCCGTTTTCGTTCACATGCGATTATGTACCGATCGGCTGA